One Chitinophagales bacterium genomic window carries:
- a CDS encoding NRDE family protein has product MCTVSFVPLNQDEFILTSNRDETTARGLSSAPQIIRSQNFSIACPVDPLANGTWIGASDTRKVVCLLNGAFKKHKRHVPYRKSRGLVVLDFFNSSTVIEYVNEYDFTNIEAFTMVIISAEEGIKLYELRWDGNQKYFTRRDEGQIHLWSSVTLYTEDIIAAKENAFKNYLKKSSVVSQKKLIDLHEKHFLYQDWVEPYLQLNEIQTLSVTSIHGNNHSLVMAYRDLIKKVTALKIINLPYLHEEKNAAS; this is encoded by the coding sequence ATGTGTACCGTTAGTTTTGTCCCTCTTAATCAGGATGAATTTATTCTTACCTCGAACCGTGATGAAACAACCGCGCGTGGATTATCATCTGCGCCTCAAATAATCAGGAGCCAAAATTTTTCTATAGCCTGCCCTGTTGATCCGCTCGCTAATGGAACATGGATAGGTGCGTCCGATACACGTAAAGTTGTATGCCTTTTAAATGGCGCATTTAAAAAACACAAGCGCCATGTTCCATATAGAAAAAGCAGGGGTCTGGTAGTGCTTGATTTTTTTAATTCCTCCACGGTTATAGAGTATGTAAATGAATATGATTTCACTAATATAGAAGCATTTACAATGGTGATAATTAGTGCTGAAGAAGGAATAAAATTATACGAATTGCGATGGGATGGAAATCAGAAATATTTTACCCGGCGCGATGAAGGCCAGATTCATTTATGGTCTTCCGTTACACTTTATACTGAAGATATTATAGCAGCAAAAGAGAACGCTTTCAAAAATTATCTGAAAAAGAGTTCTGTTGTATCTCAGAAAAAATTAATTGACCTGCACGAAAAACATTTCCTGTACCAGGATTGGGTTGAGCCCTATCTGCAGTTAAACGAAATCCAGACACTAAGTGTAACTTCAATTCACGGGAACAACCATTCGTTGGTGATGGCATATCGTGATTTAATTAAAAAAGTTACAGCTCTGAAAATTATTAATCTTCCTTATTTGCATGAAGAAAAAAACGCGGCTTCCTGA